A section of the Rhodothermus profundi genome encodes:
- a CDS encoding IMPACT family protein — MNSKVGDTYRVVVGEARAELRVKGSRFLAEVFPVETAEEVAVAVEAVRRREHAATHHCTAYRLGPSGEVFRYNDDGEPSGTAGLPILRQIETRGLTNTLVVVTRYFGGTKLGRGGLMRAYGEAAASALDQAPVAERVVTIPFRLRFAYEDTAPVMRLIERTGARIRKTHYDTETEMLVDVPRAQAVAFREAFVEALAGRGCCAPQQELPRTT; from the coding sequence ATGAACAGCAAGGTTGGGGACACCTATCGGGTTGTTGTTGGAGAAGCGCGGGCTGAGTTGCGGGTAAAAGGTTCGCGTTTCCTGGCAGAGGTGTTTCCGGTAGAAACAGCAGAAGAGGTAGCAGTCGCCGTTGAAGCCGTGCGTCGTCGCGAACATGCGGCCACGCATCACTGCACGGCTTATCGGCTGGGACCGAGCGGTGAAGTATTTCGCTATAATGATGATGGCGAGCCTTCCGGAACGGCCGGCCTGCCTATTTTGCGGCAGATTGAGACGCGCGGCTTGACCAACACGCTGGTGGTGGTAACGCGCTACTTTGGAGGGACCAAGCTAGGACGTGGGGGGTTGATGCGGGCCTATGGAGAGGCTGCTGCCTCAGCGCTGGACCAGGCGCCCGTGGCAGAGCGCGTTGTTACGATTCCTTTTCGGCTGCGCTTTGCGTATGAAGACACGGCTCCCGTGATGCGTCTGATTGAACGCACCGGCGCCCGGATACGCAAAACGCACTACGATACGGAAACAGAGATGCTGGTTGACGTGCCGCGTGCGCAGGCGGTTGCCTTTCGCGAAGCATTTGTGGAAGCGCTGGCCGGACGCGGCTGCTGCGCGCCTCAACAGGAGTTGCCGCGCACAACCTGA
- a CDS encoding MerC domain-containing protein: MGTKRSLWDRVGIWLSGICLVHCLLLPLALVVVPLGALVITWHEDVHMVFAALLVPTTALAFYQGYRKHRQKRTLWGFGPGLALVLLASFPGHEGLGVIGGTLITMLGSALLIWGHWQNWRLQVRCAQNACLPSAKHAAAEPAST; this comes from the coding sequence ATGGGGACAAAAAGGTCACTGTGGGATCGGGTGGGGATCTGGCTGTCTGGAATCTGTCTCGTTCACTGCTTGCTGCTCCCCTTAGCGTTGGTTGTAGTGCCGCTCGGGGCCCTGGTTATTACCTGGCATGAGGATGTGCATATGGTATTTGCGGCGTTGCTGGTGCCTACAACAGCTCTAGCTTTTTATCAGGGGTACCGTAAGCATCGCCAGAAACGAACGCTCTGGGGATTCGGACCCGGGCTTGCCCTTGTGCTCCTGGCCAGTTTTCCAGGCCATGAGGGGCTGGGGGTGATAGGAGGCACGCTGATTACCATGCTAGGAAGCGCGTTGCTTATCTGGGGGCACTGGCAAAACTGGCGATTGCAGGTGCGGTGCGCTCAGAATGCCTGTCTGCCCAGCGCAAAGCACGCCGCCGCAGAGCCGGCCAGCACCTGA
- a CDS encoding Mut7-C RNAse domain-containing protein, with protein MRTLWLRFYASLNDFLPTRWKQRTFKVGFLGQPTVRELLVQLNVPPPEVALILAEGRPVSFEYRPGEGERLSFYPIFYCLLPSQPLHTLPPERPPRFLLDTHLGRLARYLRMLGFDAEHLSDPDPGDAALAQRAGHDGRVLLTRDRRLLARKAVRYGYFVRATAPRAQLAEVLDRFALHDLINPFSRCMCCNVPLRPVAAETVADQLPPGIRAQHAEFYRCPACQRIYWEGSHHARMQRLIDQVVRGNSC; from the coding sequence ATGCGCACGCTCTGGCTTCGGTTCTATGCCAGTCTGAACGATTTTCTTCCCACCCGCTGGAAGCAACGCACTTTCAAGGTAGGCTTCCTCGGACAACCTACGGTCCGGGAGCTGCTCGTGCAGCTCAATGTCCCTCCTCCCGAAGTTGCCTTAATCCTGGCGGAGGGACGTCCGGTCTCTTTCGAGTACCGTCCTGGCGAAGGAGAACGCCTCAGCTTTTACCCCATCTTTTACTGCCTGTTACCGAGCCAGCCGTTGCACACGCTGCCTCCAGAACGTCCTCCCCGTTTTCTGCTCGACACCCACCTGGGCCGGCTGGCTCGCTACCTGCGCATGCTGGGCTTCGATGCAGAACACCTGTCCGATCCTGATCCGGGCGATGCCGCGCTGGCTCAGCGAGCCGGCCATGACGGCCGCGTCTTGCTAACGCGCGACCGTCGGCTGCTGGCCCGAAAGGCCGTCCGCTACGGTTACTTCGTACGCGCCACCGCCCCCAGGGCACAACTGGCAGAAGTGCTGGACCGTTTTGCGCTGCATGATCTGATTAATCCCTTTAGCCGATGCATGTGTTGCAATGTACCTTTGAGACCGGTCGCTGCCGAAACGGTGGCAGATCAGTTACCGCCGGGCATTCGCGCGCAGCACGCTGAGTTTTACCGCTGCCCTGCGTGCCAGCGCATCTACTGGGAAGGGTCGCATCATGCTCGGATGCAGCGGTTGATTGATCAGGTTGTGCGCGGCAACTCCTGTTGA
- the rnhA gene encoding ribonuclease HI, translated as MSTSRKRVVIYTDGACSGNPGPGGWAAILRYNQHEKVLTGNAPHTTNNRMELTAVIEALRALKEPCHVELYTDSNYIVRAFQEGWVERWQRNGWRTASKKAVENQDLWRQLLELTQRHDVRFLKVKGHGDDALNNRVDRLAVEALRRGQAANNRSASPNDG; from the coding sequence ATGAGCACCTCCCGCAAACGCGTGGTGATCTACACCGACGGGGCCTGCAGTGGCAACCCGGGCCCCGGCGGCTGGGCGGCTATTCTGCGCTACAACCAGCATGAAAAAGTACTGACAGGCAATGCCCCCCATACCACAAATAACCGCATGGAACTGACCGCTGTCATTGAAGCCCTGCGCGCCCTTAAGGAACCCTGCCACGTAGAGCTTTACACCGACAGCAACTACATTGTGCGAGCCTTCCAGGAAGGCTGGGTAGAGCGCTGGCAACGCAACGGGTGGCGCACAGCCAGCAAAAAGGCTGTTGAGAATCAGGACCTGTGGCGACAGTTGCTGGAACTCACGCAGCGCCATGACGTGCGCTTTTTAAAAGTGAAAGGCCATGGCGACGATGCGCTGAACAACCGGGTAGATCGTCTGGCCGTCGAAGCCCTGCGTCGCGGTCAGGCGGCCAACAACCGCTCTGCGAGCCCCAACGATGGCTGA
- the obgE gene encoding GTPase ObgE, which produces MKFVDYVTITVRSGKGGAGAVAFRREKYVPRGGPAGGDGGDGGSVYLEGDPHLYTLLDLRYNRHHFAEDGKPGSGKNKKGRNGRDIILRVPLGTVAKITETGEVIGEVLRPGQRLLLAKGGRGGKGNAFFKSSTNQAPRYAQPGEPGEEKNITLELKLLADVGLVGFPNAGKSTLIASISAARPKIADYPFTTLEPALGMVYVGEFRSFVMADLPGIIEGAHEGRGLGIRFLKHIERNAILLFVIPVVEASPGQVYRTLLGELEAFNPALLEKPRAIALTKLDLVPESERGTRIATVQAELPAHVPIYAISAVARIGLEELKEGLWRQLQEVRTTTEAAT; this is translated from the coding sequence ATGAAGTTCGTCGATTACGTTACGATTACAGTGCGAAGCGGAAAAGGCGGTGCCGGTGCTGTCGCGTTCCGGCGGGAGAAGTATGTCCCCAGAGGAGGACCCGCAGGAGGAGATGGGGGAGATGGCGGATCCGTTTATCTGGAAGGTGATCCTCATCTCTACACGCTTCTGGACCTGCGCTATAACCGGCATCACTTTGCGGAAGATGGCAAGCCAGGTTCGGGCAAAAACAAAAAAGGACGTAACGGACGAGACATCATTCTTCGGGTGCCACTGGGAACGGTGGCCAAAATTACGGAGACCGGTGAGGTTATTGGCGAAGTGCTCCGGCCAGGGCAGCGGCTGCTCTTAGCAAAGGGAGGGCGAGGAGGTAAGGGCAATGCTTTCTTTAAGTCTTCTACAAATCAGGCTCCCCGCTACGCTCAACCGGGAGAGCCAGGCGAGGAGAAAAATATCACGCTGGAGCTAAAGCTGCTGGCAGATGTCGGGCTCGTCGGGTTTCCGAATGCGGGCAAAAGTACGCTGATTGCCTCTATTTCGGCAGCACGCCCGAAGATTGCCGATTATCCGTTCACGACGTTGGAGCCGGCGCTGGGGATGGTGTATGTGGGGGAATTCCGTTCGTTTGTCATGGCCGATTTACCCGGCATCATTGAAGGGGCTCATGAAGGTCGGGGACTGGGCATTCGTTTTTTGAAGCATATCGAACGCAACGCCATTTTGCTCTTTGTTATCCCCGTGGTCGAAGCATCGCCGGGTCAGGTTTACCGCACGCTGTTGGGGGAGCTGGAAGCATTCAATCCGGCACTGCTTGAGAAACCTCGCGCCATTGCTCTCACCAAACTGGACCTGGTACCGGAGTCTGAAAGAGGCACGCGGATCGCAACCGTGCAGGCTGAGTTGCCGGCCCACGTGCCGATTTATGCGATCAGTGCGGTCGCCCGGATTGGACTGGAGGAGCTAAAAGAAGGGCTCTGGCGCCAATTGCAGGAAGTGCGGACGACGACCGAAGCTGCTACGTAG
- a CDS encoding PspC domain-containing protein: MATRTRTQSLRLESEEADALELEQLSDAELEQLLFGEEGSTSRRDSVWNLPTVAGLAFLLVGVVYVLQQIGLWEGVDLSTLVGFLPWVAALLIILLGLGVLSWRPRRRTHRRKKAKPRAQTQKSLDEVFEQPRKAFEELFEELRTTFSSSKGASTTTKGAKSPPPASRTKRLVKSRDRMLAGVCGGIAEYFGWDPTLIRALFVLGAIFSSGFPFIIVYLILAWIMPEPSQLEKSEDDEPRITILPE; encoded by the coding sequence ATGGCCACCCGTACCCGCACGCAATCGCTACGGCTGGAATCAGAAGAAGCGGACGCCCTCGAGCTGGAGCAGCTTTCTGATGCCGAACTGGAGCAACTGCTATTTGGAGAAGAAGGGAGTACTTCTCGCCGCGATTCGGTATGGAACCTGCCCACAGTTGCGGGCCTGGCGTTTCTGCTCGTCGGCGTCGTATACGTGCTGCAACAGATAGGCCTCTGGGAAGGGGTGGACCTGAGTACTCTGGTAGGCTTTCTGCCCTGGGTAGCCGCGCTGCTGATCATCTTGCTGGGGCTGGGCGTGCTCTCCTGGCGGCCACGCCGTCGCACCCACCGCCGCAAAAAAGCGAAACCCAGGGCCCAGACCCAGAAGTCCCTGGACGAAGTGTTCGAGCAGCCCCGAAAAGCCTTTGAAGAGCTGTTTGAAGAGCTACGGACTACCTTCTCTTCATCGAAGGGTGCTTCGACGACAACGAAAGGGGCGAAATCACCTCCTCCGGCCAGCCGCACCAAACGTCTGGTCAAGTCACGCGATCGCATGCTGGCTGGCGTTTGCGGAGGCATCGCAGAATACTTTGGATGGGATCCTACGCTAATTCGAGCGCTCTTTGTGCTGGGAGCCATCTTTTCCAGTGGCTTTCCTTTTATTATCGTTTACCTGATCCTGGCCTGGATCATGCCGGAACCCAGCCAACTTGAAAAATCAGAGGACGACGAGCCACGAATCACGATTTTGCCCGAATGA
- the dprA gene encoding DNA-processing protein DprA — MPFVKDDEAALGKVPDNPSEELRALVALTLVPGVGSGRIRALLARFGSAQRVLYASIAELMQVPGIGMQTAQRIVAFDDWDAVDMQFEQAERVGATLIPAWDERFPPLLRTIYDPPALLWMRGTWTPEDHHAVAIVGTRRPTDYGLRTARQFAAALAREGVTVISGLAYGIDAAAHRGALEAGGRTLAVLGSGVDRIYPARHERLARAILNQGALFSEFPLGAAPDAPNFPRRNRLISGLARAVLIVEAYETGGALITARLALEQNREVLAIPGVLHNPASAGTNRLIRDSLARLVCTPDDVLEAIGFGASPVAQPPPSPPSLNGLERQLYDALEPEPLHIDVLCERTGLDPSTALVYLLQLEFKGLVRQLAGKQFYRL, encoded by the coding sequence GTGCCTTTCGTTAAAGACGACGAAGCTGCGTTGGGTAAGGTGCCCGATAATCCCTCGGAGGAGCTCCGGGCCCTGGTGGCGCTGACGCTAGTGCCGGGCGTGGGATCCGGGCGCATCCGGGCATTGCTGGCCCGCTTTGGCTCAGCCCAGAGGGTGCTGTATGCTTCGATTGCTGAGCTGATGCAAGTGCCCGGCATCGGCATGCAGACAGCTCAGCGCATTGTGGCCTTTGACGACTGGGATGCGGTGGACATGCAGTTTGAGCAGGCGGAGCGTGTCGGTGCCACCTTGATTCCGGCCTGGGATGAGCGTTTTCCCCCATTGCTGCGCACGATCTATGACCCGCCCGCTCTGCTCTGGATGCGCGGTACATGGACGCCGGAGGATCATCATGCGGTGGCTATTGTGGGCACGCGGCGTCCGACGGATTACGGATTGCGCACAGCCCGCCAGTTTGCCGCAGCGTTGGCCCGCGAGGGGGTAACGGTGATCAGTGGACTGGCCTACGGTATTGATGCGGCAGCTCACCGGGGAGCGCTGGAAGCTGGTGGGCGCACGCTGGCGGTGCTGGGATCGGGGGTCGACCGCATCTATCCAGCGCGTCATGAACGATTGGCTCGTGCTATCCTGAACCAGGGCGCCCTCTTTTCTGAGTTTCCGCTGGGGGCCGCACCCGATGCGCCAAATTTTCCGCGTCGCAACCGACTGATCAGCGGACTGGCTCGGGCTGTGCTTATCGTGGAAGCCTACGAAACGGGCGGGGCGCTTATTACCGCCCGGCTGGCGTTGGAGCAGAACCGCGAAGTCCTGGCAATTCCCGGAGTGCTGCACAATCCGGCCAGTGCCGGTACCAACCGCCTCATCCGCGACAGCCTGGCGCGGCTTGTGTGCACGCCCGATGATGTGCTGGAAGCTATTGGATTCGGAGCTTCCCCTGTTGCGCAACCTCCACCGTCTCCACCCTCCCTGAACGGACTGGAACGGCAACTCTACGATGCGCTTGAGCCTGAACCTCTTCACATCGATGTGCTATGCGAGCGCACAGGCCTGGATCCTTCAACGGCCCTGGTTTATTTGCTTCAGCTTGAGTTTAAGGGACTGGTGCGTCAGCTTGCCGGTAAACAATTTTACCGCCTCTGA
- a CDS encoding N-acyl-D-amino-acid deacylase family protein, whose amino-acid sequence MTRLVWYSGLVWLLISQAVAQETIYSVILEGGQVYDGTGQPPFVADVGLQGDRIAAIGDLRQARAALRLDVRGLAVAPGFIDIHSHAVASQPERSGVFRQPLAENYIRQGVTTVLGGADGFSPLPVEVFLARYDVLPAAVNVGLFVGHNSVRRAVMGNANRAPTPEELEQMKALVAQAMEAGAWGLSAGLRYVPGAYAATEEVIALARVAARYGGIYIPHMRDEGLRVLESLEETFRIGREGGLPVQITHAKVSGRRMWGKSTAFLARVDAALRQGVDVSMDQYPYTAGSTQIGVLLPEWALAGDSADVLARLQDAATRRRIREAVIQNLMDDLGGGDPRRVVLAFCRWDTTLNGKSLAHVLQEQGRPVTFEEAAELVLEIQERGGCQGIFHVMHEEDVVRILQHPRTMICSDGGIPDPGVGVPHPRNYGAFARVLARYVREQQLLTPEEAIYKMSGLPAWRLGLQDRGVLRVGAYADVVVLDLARVQDRATYERPHQYADGVVHVFVNGQAVLLNGQITGLRPGRALRKPRSVGLQTDPAHE is encoded by the coding sequence ATGACCCGTTTGGTATGGTACAGCGGATTGGTGTGGTTACTTATCTCGCAGGCGGTTGCTCAGGAAACGATCTATTCGGTCATTCTGGAGGGAGGACAGGTGTACGACGGCACAGGGCAGCCGCCGTTTGTTGCGGATGTTGGCTTGCAGGGAGATCGCATCGCTGCGATCGGTGATCTGCGACAGGCCCGGGCAGCACTTCGGCTTGATGTGCGGGGATTGGCCGTTGCGCCGGGGTTTATTGATATCCATAGCCATGCGGTTGCTAGTCAACCAGAGCGAAGCGGGGTATTTCGGCAGCCGCTGGCGGAAAATTACATCCGGCAAGGGGTAACCACTGTGCTGGGGGGAGCAGATGGTTTTTCGCCGCTGCCTGTTGAGGTATTCCTGGCACGGTACGACGTTCTACCGGCAGCTGTGAACGTGGGGCTTTTTGTGGGACACAACAGTGTGCGACGGGCGGTAATGGGCAATGCCAATCGAGCTCCCACGCCTGAGGAGCTGGAGCAAATGAAGGCGCTGGTAGCACAAGCGATGGAAGCGGGGGCCTGGGGACTTTCGGCCGGTCTGCGGTATGTTCCGGGTGCCTATGCAGCCACTGAGGAGGTCATTGCGTTGGCTCGGGTAGCGGCGCGATATGGTGGGATCTACATTCCGCATATGCGAGATGAAGGACTGCGTGTGCTGGAAAGTCTGGAAGAAACATTTCGCATCGGTCGAGAGGGTGGCCTGCCCGTGCAGATCACTCATGCCAAAGTTAGCGGGCGTCGCATGTGGGGGAAAAGCACGGCATTTCTGGCGCGCGTGGATGCTGCCCTGCGGCAGGGGGTGGATGTGAGTATGGATCAGTATCCCTATACAGCAGGGAGCACGCAGATCGGGGTATTGTTGCCTGAATGGGCACTGGCTGGCGACTCGGCCGATGTGCTGGCACGGCTACAGGATGCAGCGACGCGCCGACGTATCCGGGAGGCCGTGATCCAGAATCTTATGGATGACCTTGGTGGTGGGGATCCGCGCCGTGTAGTGCTGGCTTTCTGTCGATGGGACACGACGCTCAACGGAAAAAGTCTCGCGCACGTGCTGCAAGAGCAGGGACGTCCGGTGACCTTTGAGGAAGCGGCTGAGCTGGTTTTAGAGATCCAGGAGCGGGGCGGTTGTCAGGGAATCTTTCATGTGATGCACGAGGAGGATGTTGTGCGTATCTTGCAGCATCCACGAACCATGATCTGTTCAGATGGGGGCATTCCCGATCCGGGCGTTGGCGTGCCCCATCCGCGCAACTACGGTGCATTTGCCCGGGTGCTGGCGCGCTACGTTCGGGAGCAGCAACTGCTCACGCCGGAGGAGGCGATCTACAAGATGAGCGGACTACCGGCCTGGCGATTAGGACTCCAGGATCGGGGCGTGCTGCGGGTAGGGGCCTATGCCGACGTGGTTGTGCTTGACCTGGCCCGCGTTCAGGATCGAGCGACCTATGAGCGACCGCATCAGTACGCGGACGGGGTGGTCCATGTGTTCGTAAATGGTCAGGCTGTGCTGCTCAACGGGCAGATAACCGGACTGCGACCCGGAAGGGCGCTGCGCAAACCCCGTTCGGTCGGGTTGCAAACTGATCCTGCTCACGAATGA
- a CDS encoding DUF5916 domain-containing protein: MRAIPLNHGLRLDGRLAEPVWQQAPAATAFRQTEPVEGAEPTFPTAVRVLYGPDAIYIGAMLYDPEPHRIRRLLSRRDQFNQADWFAVAIDSYFDRKTAYVFAVNAAGVLADGILISTGSPRRRGEPDLSWDAVWEAAVAVVDSGWSVEIRIPYAMLRFPRADSMTWGIFFRRDIARLSEVDEWPFIPRAVRSAGTVAYFGHLTGLRGLHPGRNLQITPYLVSNGSRLQLRNGQIQSTLEADGGVDLKLGLSSNFILDLTLNPDFGQVEVDPAVLNLTAFETVFEERRPFFTEGTQIFRFSYGREGRLFYSRRIGANEPIIAAAKISGRSEGGLSLGLLGATTGADFQPRQHYLVGRLRQELGPYSTIGLMATGLFLSPRASGDLAYSLAGGTDWDLRFGGNTYRFGGHLSLSHRQQKQQPALTGWAMALRLERLQGVWTYGAGFDGFDDRFDVNDVGQLRRNDLQRIWARLGHQFNNYRPFGPFQRADAFMFTWHQRSYRDHVYLGSGFFLRAAALTRGFARIELRARGDYLWGGYDLYESRGMGPIYRPRTLMIGGSYETDTRRRTRLQPSLEAELDEAGGRRLNTGLELSWNARAWLDLTARLSFEQEQNLLRWASNETFARLPEGWAIGTRSTAPTRLSAEDFYLLAGSDPLEQLAARVSPYPGFEDRYYVAVFGLRDTRRLEFTLRSTLTFSPMLSVQSFAQLLLARGRYTDPALRLDKDTLLPFPAYPKQHEFVLNSFRVNVVLRWEYRPGSVLYLVWTQNRNTYDRPDPFQPDSWYQRLTFPEQLRDTFRLFPNNAFTVKLTYLIFS; the protein is encoded by the coding sequence TTGCGTGCTATTCCGCTCAATCACGGACTGCGCCTTGATGGCCGTCTGGCTGAGCCAGTCTGGCAGCAAGCTCCGGCCGCTACCGCCTTCCGCCAGACCGAACCGGTGGAAGGGGCCGAGCCTACGTTTCCAACAGCCGTGCGCGTTCTTTACGGCCCTGATGCAATCTACATTGGGGCCATGTTGTACGATCCTGAACCCCACCGCATCCGTCGCCTGCTGAGCCGGCGCGACCAGTTTAACCAGGCCGACTGGTTTGCCGTCGCAATTGACTCGTACTTTGACCGCAAAACAGCGTACGTGTTTGCCGTCAATGCAGCCGGCGTGCTGGCCGATGGCATTCTGATCAGCACCGGATCCCCCCGCCGTCGGGGCGAACCCGATCTTTCCTGGGATGCGGTCTGGGAAGCGGCCGTGGCTGTCGTCGACTCCGGATGGTCTGTCGAAATCCGCATCCCTTATGCAATGCTGCGTTTTCCCCGGGCCGATTCCATGACCTGGGGCATCTTTTTCCGACGCGATATTGCCCGCCTGAGCGAAGTCGATGAATGGCCGTTTATTCCGCGAGCTGTCCGTAGCGCGGGTACCGTCGCATACTTTGGCCACCTGACAGGACTGCGCGGATTACATCCGGGACGAAATCTTCAGATTACCCCTTACCTGGTCTCTAACGGCAGCCGTCTGCAGCTCCGAAACGGCCAGATTCAGTCTACGCTTGAAGCCGATGGAGGCGTCGACCTGAAGCTGGGTCTGAGTTCCAATTTTATTCTGGACCTGACCCTCAATCCTGACTTTGGTCAGGTAGAAGTTGACCCGGCCGTGCTCAATCTGACGGCGTTTGAGACGGTTTTTGAAGAACGGCGCCCCTTCTTCACCGAGGGCACGCAGATCTTTCGCTTCTCCTATGGCCGGGAAGGACGGCTGTTTTACAGCCGGCGCATCGGTGCCAACGAACCGATTATTGCTGCCGCCAAGATTTCAGGTCGCAGTGAGGGCGGGCTATCGCTGGGTCTGCTGGGGGCTACCACCGGAGCCGACTTCCAACCGCGCCAGCATTACCTGGTGGGGCGTCTTCGCCAGGAACTGGGGCCGTATTCAACCATCGGCCTCATGGCGACCGGGCTTTTTCTCTCCCCGCGTGCTTCAGGAGACCTGGCTTATAGTCTGGCAGGCGGTACGGACTGGGATCTGCGCTTTGGCGGCAATACTTACCGCTTTGGTGGACACCTGAGCCTATCACATCGTCAACAGAAACAACAACCGGCCCTGACTGGCTGGGCAATGGCGCTGCGCCTGGAACGCCTGCAGGGCGTCTGGACCTACGGGGCCGGCTTCGACGGGTTCGATGACCGCTTTGACGTTAATGATGTTGGACAGCTTCGCCGAAACGATCTACAACGGATCTGGGCCCGTCTCGGCCATCAGTTCAACAACTACCGTCCCTTTGGGCCCTTTCAGCGGGCAGATGCCTTTATGTTCACCTGGCATCAGCGTTCCTATCGGGACCATGTGTACCTGGGCAGCGGTTTTTTCTTGCGTGCTGCTGCGCTGACGCGCGGCTTTGCCCGCATCGAACTTCGCGCGCGCGGCGATTATCTCTGGGGCGGATATGATCTCTACGAGTCACGCGGCATGGGTCCTATCTACCGCCCGCGCACCCTGATGATCGGGGGAAGCTATGAAACCGATACGCGCCGCCGCACCCGCCTGCAACCTTCCCTGGAAGCTGAACTGGACGAAGCAGGCGGCCGCCGGCTGAATACCGGCCTGGAATTGAGCTGGAACGCACGAGCCTGGCTGGACCTGACCGCTCGGCTATCTTTTGAACAGGAACAGAACCTGTTACGATGGGCCTCTAACGAAACCTTCGCGCGGCTGCCTGAAGGGTGGGCCATTGGTACCCGAAGCACCGCTCCCACACGGCTGAGCGCAGAGGACTTTTATCTGCTTGCAGGCAGCGATCCTCTGGAACAACTGGCCGCCCGCGTTTCGCCATACCCTGGCTTTGAAGATCGTTACTACGTGGCTGTCTTTGGACTCCGGGACACGCGCCGCCTGGAATTCACGCTGCGGAGTACACTTACGTTCTCCCCTATGCTTTCCGTGCAGAGCTTTGCCCAGCTTCTGTTAGCACGAGGGCGCTACACCGACCCCGCTCTCCGCCTGGATAAAGACACCCTGCTGCCCTTCCCGGCTTATCCCAAGCAGCACGAGTTCGTGCTCAACAGCTTTCGAGTCAACGTAGTGCTGCGTTGGGAATACCGTCCCGGATCGGTGCTCTATCTTGTCTGGACCCAGAATCGAAATACCTATGACCGTCCCGACCCCTTTCAGCCGGACTCGTGGTACCAGCGCCTGACTTTTCCAGAACAGTTGCGCGACACGTTCCGGCTGTTCCCCAACAATGCCTTTACGGTCAAGCTAACCTACCTGATCTTCTCCTGA
- a CDS encoding OmpA family protein, with product MRHLGLRCGFCVLLLLTASDLLAQRVWITPGPFLRFGYGPSISETDFSTYAIEPYALKGEIGYQFPLGLSLGLAYEGGNYPKVSRVYHRFHIIQGLLRWRVFPYRRLSHYFNIGPHITLGGYKTGFGLNAALGADYVLTRNVAFFVEASANAVFPDRAAEGIRSGRAAFDGLGFLGAGLRITLKPLPIPIRTLTIEGPAQLQRREYGIFTARVDDEATRPISYVWFMGDGTQYTGPTIEHRYRLPGRYEIQVQARNAAGIVRTATHLVEVVERPRAVRIVSFQPLADTIRRGNLITFEAQIEGAPHIRYFWNFGDGNVTLTTDNQYRLEEGLRAGTMSLRAQATHRFDKTGVYTVSLVADNELGRDSVQAQIVVKPNACDLITALESVTFDFGKSSLNESARAVLDQNVRILQSCPDLIVQLVGYADYVGGEAFNTLLSLRRALAVYNYYQQQGIAPERLIFRGLGALPPPCPNPEEDRPGCRQLRRVDTIIIRWPR from the coding sequence ATGCGACACCTGGGGTTACGTTGCGGCTTCTGCGTGCTGCTCTTACTGACAGCATCGGATCTCCTCGCACAGCGCGTATGGATTACGCCCGGCCCCTTCTTGCGCTTTGGATACGGGCCTTCGATCAGTGAAACAGACTTCTCGACGTATGCCATCGAGCCGTATGCCCTGAAGGGTGAGATAGGCTATCAGTTTCCCCTGGGATTAAGCCTGGGTCTGGCCTACGAAGGAGGCAACTATCCCAAGGTAAGCCGCGTCTATCACCGGTTTCATATCATTCAGGGATTGCTACGCTGGCGCGTTTTTCCCTACAGGCGGCTCAGTCATTACTTTAACATTGGTCCCCATATCACGCTGGGTGGCTACAAGACGGGATTTGGCCTCAACGCTGCCCTGGGAGCTGACTATGTGCTCACGCGTAACGTAGCGTTTTTCGTGGAGGCCAGTGCCAATGCGGTTTTTCCCGACCGAGCCGCAGAAGGCATCCGCAGCGGTCGAGCAGCCTTCGATGGACTCGGCTTTCTGGGGGCAGGCCTTCGCATCACACTCAAGCCGTTGCCTATTCCAATTCGAACGCTGACTATCGAGGGCCCGGCGCAGTTGCAACGACGCGAATACGGTATTTTTACGGCCCGGGTCGACGACGAGGCCACGCGGCCCATTTCATATGTCTGGTTCATGGGCGACGGTACCCAGTATACCGGCCCCACGATTGAACACCGCTATCGACTGCCCGGCCGCTATGAAATTCAGGTGCAAGCGCGCAATGCGGCTGGAATTGTCCGCACCGCCACCCACCTTGTGGAGGTTGTTGAGCGACCACGGGCCGTTCGCATTGTCTCCTTTCAGCCGCTCGCAGATACGATTCGACGAGGCAATCTGATCACCTTTGAAGCCCAAATTGAAGGCGCACCGCACATACGATACTTCTGGAACTTCGGCGACGGCAACGTAACGCTCACCACAGATAATCAATATCGCCTGGAAGAAGGGCTGCGAGCCGGAACCATGTCGCTACGTGCTCAGGCTACTCATCGCTTTGATAAAACAGGAGTGTATACCGTATCACTCGTCGCCGATAATGAGCTGGGACGGGATTCCGTGCAGGCGCAGATTGTGGTAAAACCGAACGCCTGCGACTTGATCACGGCGCTGGAGTCGGTTACGTTCGACTTCGGCAAAAGCTCGCTCAATGAATCTGCGCGCGCGGTGCTGGACCAGAATGTTCGGATATTGCAGAGCTGTCCAGACCTGATCGTGCAACTGGTGGGTTATGCAGACTATGTAGGGGGCGAAGCCTTCAATACCCTGCTTTCGCTGCGACGCGCCCTGGCCGTATATAACTACTATCAACAGCAGGGCATTGCGCCGGAACGTCTCATCTTTCGAGGCCTTGGCGCCCTGCCGCCTCCCTGTCCTAATCCTGAAGAAGACCGTCCGGGATGCCGGCAGCTACGTCGCGTCGACACCATCATCATCCGCTGGCCCCGATAG